In Octopus bimaculoides isolate UCB-OBI-ISO-001 chromosome 14, ASM119413v2, whole genome shotgun sequence, the following are encoded in one genomic region:
- the LOC106882683 gene encoding glyoxalase domain-containing protein 5 isoform X2: MSTGFKVDRLDHFVITVKDIEQTVSFYTKVLGMDLVSFKGGTRKALKFGNQKINLHEHGREFEPKASEPMPGSADVCFITQTHVTDVIYHLKACNVPVVEGPVERTGAEGPIQSVYVRDPDDNLIEISNYLPGK; the protein is encoded by the exons ATGTCAACTGGTTTCAAAGTTGACCGCTTGGATCATTTTGTAATTACGGTCAAGGATATCGAGCAGACAGTCAGTTTTTATACTAAAGTGCTGGGAATGGACTTGGTCTCGTTTAAG GGTGGAACCAGAAAAGCTCTAAAATTTGGGAATCAGAAAATCAATTTGCACGAACATGGGCGAGAGTTTGAACCCAAGGCAAGTGAGCCTATGCCTGGCTCAGCCGATGTTTGTTTcatcacacagacacatgttACTGATGTTATTTATCATCTGAAG gcATGCAATGTCCCAGTGGTGGAAGGACCAGTGGAACGAACTGGCGCTGAGGGACCAATTCAGTCCGTGTATGTCCGTGACCCTGATGACAATCTGATTGAGATTTCAAACTATTTGCCAGGAAAATAA